ATCTGAAGGCAAACTTTAATGAATCCCAAGGAAAATACCACCGACACAAACAGTTCTGCCAACTGAGAAAGTAATGAGGAAATGCCTCCCTTGTTCAAGACCTGTACCGTAGATAGTAATCCTTCTATCACCAAATAAGCTAATAACAATCCGATAAGTAAAAACAGATTGTCATTGTTTATCAGTTTCCATGCAGACTTGATTGATTCCCTGATCGAAAATGCTTTTTCCATAAGTCAACTATTTTATTGTGATTAATGACGGCAAATGTAAAAAAACTACTCAATATTCTTGCGCACCTTGAGCAAATATTCGCCCATCGCCTCATTGTCTTTATTATCAATGATGTGAATAAGCGTATCAAGCTCCCCTTTCATACGTTCAAGTTGTTCGACCGTGTATGGGTTAAACAGGATTTCACGAATCAGGTAATCATCCTCCGAAAGCAGTCCGTAAGCAATGTCCATGTGCTTTTTGAATGTCGTACCCGGTGCTTCCTGACGCTTGATGATGGATGCGAAAGACAATGTGGATGCAAAGGGAACGGAAAGCGAGTAAGCCACCGTCTCATCATGTTCCTGGAATGAGTATTCGAAGATATTCAAATGCAGGGATTGGTAGAAGTCCTTGAAAAAGGCCTTTCCCATGTGGTCTGACTCGGTAATGATAATGGCATTCTGCTTTGACAAATCGCTTAAGCTCGCAAAAGTAGGACCGAACATCGGGTGGGTAGAGACGTAAGGATTTTTTGTTTTGGCATAAAACTCCGGCAAACCCGTCTTCACCGATGCGATATCCGAAATGATACATCTTTCTGTGAGATAAGGCAGTACCATTTCAAACGCGGGAATAGTATATTTGATGGTCACCGCATTAATGACCATATCGGGCTCAAATTCGCGGATTTCCTCCGGTTGGGTCATGCGTAGGGTGTTGAAAAC
The Parabacteroides sp. FAFU027 DNA segment above includes these coding regions:
- a CDS encoding prephenate dehydrogenase; this encodes MKILILGAGKMGTFLTDALCLNHEVALFDTDPKRLRFVFNTLRMTQPEEIREFEPDMVINAVTIKYTIPAFEMVLPYLTERCIISDIASVKTGLPEFYAKTKNPYVSTHPMFGPTFASLSDLSKQNAIIITESDHMGKAFFKDFYQSLHLNIFEYSFQEHDETVAYSLSVPFASTLSFASIIKRQEAPGTTFKKHMDIAYGLLSEDDYLIREILFNPYTVEQLERMKGELDTLIHIIDNKDNEAMGEYLLKVRKNIE